One Scylla paramamosain isolate STU-SP2022 chromosome 7, ASM3559412v1, whole genome shotgun sequence DNA window includes the following coding sequences:
- the LOC135101882 gene encoding uncharacterized protein LOC135101882 isoform X1 has translation MSVAGHECSSGWGVAIEVYLESSLGRVVWWAAGGTGVVLVVSERRLSGLHQAPLRPFLDSLDYSTHQQDDREWAGGLRLGSGCILCRGRRVAPSVLKSSRWLSSMFKPTSELTEPPAPPRLRGQYL, from the exons ATGTCGGTGGCTGGGCACGAGTGCAGCAGTGGATGGGGAGTAGCTATTGAAGTGTATCTGGAGTCCTCCCTTGgtcgtgtggtgtggtgggccGCTGGCGGCACCGGTGTAGTGTTAGTGGTCAGTGAGAGGCGTCTCTCGGGATTACATCAAGCGCCTCTCCGTCCCTTCCTGGACTCCCTGGATTACTCGACGCACCAGCAGGACGATCGTGAGTGGGCTGGCGGCCTCAGGCTTGGCAGTGGATGTATATTGTGCCGAGGACGAAGGGTGGCCCCTTCTGTCCTTAAGTCGTCCCGATGGCTTTCGTCAATGTTCAAACCAACGTCAG AGTTAACagagccaccagcaccaccgagACTTCGGGGTCAGTACCTATAG
- the LOC135101882 gene encoding uncharacterized protein LOC135101882 isoform X2, whose translation MSVAGHECSSGWGVAIEVYLESSLGRVVWWAAGGTGVVLVVSERRLSGLHQAPLRPFLDSLDYSTHQQDDREWAGGLRLGSGCILCRGRRVAPSVLKSSRWLSSMFKPTSELTEPPAPPRLRGK comes from the exons ATGTCGGTGGCTGGGCACGAGTGCAGCAGTGGATGGGGAGTAGCTATTGAAGTGTATCTGGAGTCCTCCCTTGgtcgtgtggtgtggtgggccGCTGGCGGCACCGGTGTAGTGTTAGTGGTCAGTGAGAGGCGTCTCTCGGGATTACATCAAGCGCCTCTCCGTCCCTTCCTGGACTCCCTGGATTACTCGACGCACCAGCAGGACGATCGTGAGTGGGCTGGCGGCCTCAGGCTTGGCAGTGGATGTATATTGTGCCGAGGACGAAGGGTGGCCCCTTCTGTCCTTAAGTCGTCCCGATGGCTTTCGTCAATGTTCAAACCAACGTCAG AGTTAACagagccaccagcaccaccgagACTTCGGG